TTTTTTCTATCAATTCCAGTTATGTTTGGTGCAAGTTTATTGAAGATTGTTAAGTTTGGTTTTAACTTTTCAACCACTGAGTTCATATTCTTAGTGACTGGTATGCTAACAGCATTTTTAGTGTCAATTATTGCAATTCAGATCTTACTAAAATATATAAAAAATCATGATTTTAAAGTCTTTGGATGGTATAGAATTGTGTTAGGAGCAATCGTACTATTATATTTTGGTTTCAAGTAAATTTGTGTTGAATTTGAGGGGAAGTGTGAAAATGCACTTGTATCGAGATAAAATATTTCCAATGATGATGAAGAAAAATATTGGGAAGAAATCAATTTTAGAACTTCGGAAAAAGATATTATCTGATGCTAAAGGAGAGATATTGGAAATTGGTATTGGTGAGGGAACAAATCTTACATTATACCCCGAGCATGTAGATCAGATAACTGCAGTAGACAACTACATTAGAAAAATTGACAGCTCGAATATCAATGTAAATTTAATATTTGCAAGTGCAGATTTTCTACCGTTTGATGATAACTCGTTTGATACTGTTGTATCAACATTTGTACTTTGTAGCGTAGAAA
The Elusimicrobiota bacterium DNA segment above includes these coding regions:
- a CDS encoding class I SAM-dependent methyltransferase produces the protein MHLYRDKIFPMMMKKNIGKKSILELRKKILSDAKGEILEIGIGEGTNLTLYPEHVDQITAVDNYIRKIDSSNINVNLIFASADFLPFDDNSFDTVVSTFVLCSVENLRKVLAEIYRVLKPGGQFVFLEHGKAKDKLTSMIQNMFNPFYNIFAYGCNINRQYKYEMVQCGFQLLKFECEKADIYPRVLTGYVYTGKVNKPEKMEKFDE